The DNA sequence ATTCGTGGAGGTCGTCGCGCCGCTCATCGGGAACAACGAGTTTGACCGGCGCAGTTCGACGCACCTCCATATTTCAGATTACCACTCGGCGGTTCTTATAATATTGGGAGTCGGGTAGCTACCGTCGTGCGGTTGCGTCGTCCTTTGTCGGTTTCCTCTCCGCCCTACGCGTTCGCTACACTCGCTCCTTGAGATCGGAGGCTCCACCTCGAATTATGCTGAACAGGAACATCAAAAAGCTACGTTCGAGTGACGGGGTTGGCTGCGTTACGCAGGCCTACAGATCGCGGGGCTGGACCGTCTTCCGGTCGTTGGCCTCGGCACGCTCTGCGGCGTCCTCGAGTAGTTCGGCGACCTCTTCGTTGAGGGCGTCGTAGAAATCTGCCGAGACGTTGTGGTCCGAGAGTGCATCCTTCACGGCTGCTTTGACGATTAGGTCAGACATTCCAACGCGGACTTCTATTGTCTATATTATAAAGGTTCGAACTCTCGGTTTTGCCATTCTGGGTGTCAGTTGGAAACACACCAAGAAGC is a window from the Halobaculum magnesiiphilum genome containing:
- a CDS encoding DUF1931 family protein; protein product: MSDLIVKAAVKDALSDHNVSADFYDALNEEVAELLEDAAERAEANDRKTVQPRDL